A genomic region of Magnolia sinica isolate HGM2019 chromosome 6, MsV1, whole genome shotgun sequence contains the following coding sequences:
- the LOC131248788 gene encoding uncharacterized protein At3g28850-like translates to MKGMKGKFLKKLRSIGQIGSLKHGRVLQMNASDGLLDPIPPNVFRTPSLRSLSPQEPDAIDVAEIMRDLGEDEEEEDAGPAIDIIMDKENIQPPNAAATKTMSPVKDNSERQQQSPLSELHKCSFRRPDLNSGSLFDPDLLAAFQRAVMFHFQAHEPNNRNRNSESLEKGETHVEDALLGFELRGPPPGGSESVVLYTTSIRGIRKTFEDCNRVRFLLGNLKINFLERDVSMHKEFREELWRILGGRVVPPRLFIKGRYIGGADEVLGLHEQGKLVSLLRGMPIDCSGGTCNVCGGVRFVLCFDCSGSRKIIADNVVDDDGVGSVRCPTCNENGLVICPTCCC, encoded by the coding sequence atgaagggAATGAAAGGAAAGTTCCTAAAGAAGCTGAGATCTATTGGACAGATTGGTTCTCTTAAACATGGCAGAGTCCTTCAGATGAATGCTTCAGATGGACTGTTGGACCCCATCCCTCCTAATGTGTTCCGTACTCCATCCCTTCGTAGTCTGTCCCCACAGGAACCAGATGCCATAGATGTAGCTGAGATCATGAGAGACCTTGgagaagatgaggaagaagaagatgcagGGCCCGCCATTGACATCATCATGGACAAAGAAAATATCCAGCCACCGAATGCGGCGGCAACAAAAACGATGTCTCCCGTGAAGGATAATTCAGAGAGGCAGCAGCAGAGCCCACTGTCGGAGCTCCACAAGTGCTCTTTCCGTCGACCGGACTTGAATTCTGGCAGCCTGTTCGATCCAGACCTGCTGGCGGCATTCCAGCGGGCAGTGATGTTCCACTTCCAGGCCCACGAGCCCAATAACAGAAACAGAAATTCAGAGAGTCTTGAGAAAGGAGAGACTCATGTGGAAGATGCTCTGTTGGGATTTGAACTGCGTGGCCCACCACCAGGAGGATCAGAATCTGTAGTTTTGTACACCACAAGCATACGAGGAATCCGGAAGACATTTGAGGACTGTAACAGAGTTCGATTTCTGTTAGGAAACTTGAAAATAAACTTCTTAGAGAGAGATGTGTCAATGCACAAGGAATTCAGGGAAGAGCTGTGGAGGATATTGGGAGGTAGAGTAGTCCCTCCAAGGTTGTTCATCAAGGGAAGGTACATTGGTGGTGCTGATGAGGTGCTCGGATTACACGAGCAAGGGAAGCTGGTTAGTCTTCTCAGAGGGATGCCGATCGATTGCTCTGGTGGAACGTGCAATGTCTGTGGTGGGGTTCGGTTTGTCCTTTGTTTCGACTGCAGTGGTAGCCGTAAGATCATAGCTGATaatgttgttgatgatgatgggGTGGGGTCTGTTAGATGCCCCACTTGCAATGA